The Paramicrobacterium fandaimingii DNA segment ACAGCACCGCAATACGGGCCAGCCGAAAGAGACGGTGAAGATCGAAGAGGTGATCACCGGCTGCGACCAGATTCGCTACTTTGCCGGGGCAGCACGCGTGCTTGAGGGCGCAGCCGCAGGCGAGTACTTCGAGGGCCACACCTCGTATGTGAGGCGCGAGCCGATCGGTGTCGTCGCGCAGGTGACGCCGTGGAACTACCCGTTCATGATGGCCGTCTGGAAGATTGCGCCGGCGATCGCGGCGGGAAACACGACGGTGCTCAAGCCGAGCGACACCACTCCGGAGTCGACGCTCGTTCTCGCCGAGGCGAGCAGGGGGGTGCTGCCAGACGGCGTGCTGAACGTTCTGCTGGGCGACGCCTCGACGGGGAGCCTCATGGCGGAGCATCCGGTACCGGGCCTTGTGTCGATCACGGGATCCGTGCGTGCCGGTCATGAGGTTGCGGCATCAGCGGCAAAGCGCTTGCACCGGTCGCACCTCGAGCTGGGCGGAAAAGCCCCGGCCGTCGTGTTTGACGACGTCGATCTCGCGTCGACGGCCGATACGCTCGCCGAATCGGGCTACTTCAACGGAGGCCAGGATTGCACGGCCGTCACCCGCGTGCTCGTGCACGAGTCTGTGCACGATGCGATGGTCGACGAGCTGGTGCGCGCCGCGGAGGCGACAAAGACAGGAACGGATGCTGACGCGCTCTACGGACCGCTCAACAACGTGAACCACCTCGCGAAGGTGCAGGCCGTGCTTGACGATCTTCCCGCGCACGCGACTATCGCCACGGGCGGGCGCCGGGTGGGGGAGCGTGGCTTCTTCTTCGCGCCGACGGTTGTGACCGGGGTGCGGCAAGACGATGCGTGTGTGCAGCAAGAGACATTCGGCCCGGTGATCACCGTGCAGCAGTTCAGCGATGAGGCAGAGGCCGTCGCGCTCGCAAACGATGTCGACTACGGCCTGGCGGCGAGCGTGTGGACGACGGATCATGCGCGGGCCATGCGGCTGACGCGCGACCTCGACTTCGGGTGCGTGTGGGTGAATACGCACATTCTGCTCACCGCCGAGATGCCGCACGGCGGCTTCAAGATGTCGGGCTACGGCAAAGACCTATCGATGTACGGGCTCGAGGACTACACCCGGGTGAAGCACGTGATGCACGCGCTCGACTGACGCGCGTGGTGTGCGCGCCCGTCGCCGCGAGATCGAGCAGTCGGCCGCCTGCGATCACGGCTGGGGCAACACCTTAAGGAATGCCTTCATCCATGTGCCGTTGTCGGGCCAGGCCCGGGCACTCACGAGGTTGCCGTCGACAACAGCGCCGCCATCTTCGAAGACGCCGCCAGCCGTCTCGACATCGACGGCCAGCTCCGGGTACGCCGATGTCGTGCGGCCCTTCAGCACTCCCGCTGCCGCGAGAATCAGCGGACCGTGGCAGGTGACCGCAACCGGTGCATCCTTCTCCATGAAGTGCCTCACGATGCGCTTGGCGTCGGGGTTGTTGCGCACGTACTCCGGTGCACGACCACCGGGAACGACGGCCGCGACGTAGTCGTCCGGGTTGACGTCGGCGAAGGCAATGTCTGCAGGCCAGTGATGCCCGGGCCCCTCGGTGTAGGTGTCGAATCCGTCGATGAAGTTGTGAACGACAAACTGAAGCTTCTTCTTCTCGGGGGCGGCGATATGCACCTCGAAACCGGCCTCCTGCAAGCGGTGATAGGGGTAGAAGACC contains these protein-coding regions:
- a CDS encoding aminobutyraldehyde dehydrogenase, with the translated sequence MPNVLPNEAPLQNFVDGRFVDAAGTATIDLVSPVTEERVAVSPVSNEVDVDAAFEAARRAAATWGRTTPGERQAALLAFADALEARADDIVEAQHRNTGQPKETVKIEEVITGCDQIRYFAGAARVLEGAAAGEYFEGHTSYVRREPIGVVAQVTPWNYPFMMAVWKIAPAIAAGNTTVLKPSDTTPESTLVLAEASRGVLPDGVLNVLLGDASTGSLMAEHPVPGLVSITGSVRAGHEVAASAAKRLHRSHLELGGKAPAVVFDDVDLASTADTLAESGYFNGGQDCTAVTRVLVHESVHDAMVDELVRAAEATKTGTDADALYGPLNNVNHLAKVQAVLDDLPAHATIATGGRRVGERGFFFAPTVVTGVRQDDACVQQETFGPVITVQQFSDEAEAVALANDVDYGLAASVWTTDHARAMRLTRDLDFGCVWVNTHILLTAEMPHGGFKMSGYGKDLSMYGLEDYTRVKHVMHALD
- a CDS encoding DJ-1/PfpI family protein, whose protein sequence is MSKIVILTGDAAETLEVFYPYHRLQEAGFEVHIAAPEKKKLQFVVHNFIDGFDTYTEGPGHHWPADIAFADVNPDDYVAAVVPGGRAPEYVRNNPDAKRIVRHFMEKDAPVAVTCHGPLILAAAGVLKGRTTSAYPELAVDVETAGGVFEDGGAVVDGNLVSARAWPDNGTWMKAFLKVLPQP